Proteins encoded within one genomic window of Bacteroides sedimenti:
- a CDS encoding glycoside hydrolase family 27 protein: MNKILLSFFLLFFSIYSFSQKFENLGKTPQMGWNSWNAFGTKIDEQLVKDIADAFVNLGLKDVGYEYIVLDDGWMGMQRDAQGNFIPHPEKFPHGIKALADYIHSKGLKFGLYSCVGDKTCAGYPGSRGHEFQDALKFAEWGVDYLKYDWCYAGLMNAREAYTTMRDALYAAKRPVFFSLCEWGDNQPWEWAKEIGHSWRTTGDINNCFDGSKDRYGVVQIVNLRDQEKLRKAAGPSHWNDMDMMEIGNGGLSYFEEETHFALWAILASPLILGNDLRNISQETLNLIKNKDIIAVSQDSLGIQGFKYDTVQDNIEIWVRPLINNEWAICFSNRSDKPSELNFEWNGKNIKDNIYNYEISFSNDKAYKIRNLYSHKEMGKTNKVLKCKLEKNQSLMLRLYK; the protein is encoded by the coding sequence ATGAATAAAATATTATTATCATTTTTTCTTCTCTTTTTTTCAATTTATTCATTTTCGCAGAAGTTTGAAAATTTAGGGAAAACCCCGCAAATGGGATGGAATAGTTGGAATGCTTTCGGAACTAAAATAGACGAACAGCTTGTAAAAGATATAGCTGATGCATTTGTCAACTTAGGGCTAAAAGATGTAGGATACGAATATATTGTGTTAGATGACGGTTGGATGGGTATGCAACGCGATGCTCAGGGAAACTTTATACCCCATCCTGAAAAATTTCCGCATGGAATAAAGGCGTTGGCAGATTATATACATTCAAAAGGCTTGAAGTTTGGATTATATAGTTGCGTGGGTGATAAAACCTGTGCCGGTTATCCTGGAAGCCGTGGCCATGAATTTCAGGATGCATTGAAATTTGCTGAATGGGGAGTGGATTATTTGAAATACGATTGGTGTTATGCAGGACTAATGAATGCCAGAGAAGCCTATACAACCATGAGAGATGCGCTTTATGCCGCGAAACGTCCCGTTTTTTTCAGCCTTTGTGAATGGGGGGATAATCAACCCTGGGAATGGGCCAAAGAGATTGGGCATAGTTGGAGAACAACCGGCGATATTAATAATTGTTTTGATGGTTCAAAAGACAGATATGGAGTAGTGCAAATCGTAAATCTAAGAGATCAGGAAAAACTTAGAAAAGCGGCTGGCCCTAGTCACTGGAATGATATGGATATGATGGAAATTGGGAATGGTGGTTTATCATACTTTGAAGAAGAAACTCATTTTGCATTATGGGCAATATTGGCTTCTCCTTTAATTTTAGGGAACGATTTAAGAAATATTTCTCAGGAAACATTGAATCTTATAAAAAACAAAGATATAATAGCTGTAAGCCAGGACTCGTTAGGGATTCAAGGGTTTAAATATGATACGGTTCAAGATAATATTGAAATATGGGTGAGACCTTTAATTAATAATGAATGGGCAATTTGTTTCTCTAACCGATCTGATAAGCCTTCGGAGTTAAATTTTGAATGGAATGGAAAAAATATAAAGGACAATATTTATAATTATGAGATATCATTCTCAAATGATAAGGCGTACAAAATTAGAAATTTGTATTCTCATAAGGAAATGGGAAAGACAAACAAAGTATTAAAATGTAAATTAGAGAAAAACCAATCACTCATGTTGAGATTATATAAATAA
- a CDS encoding glycan-binding surface protein, whose protein sequence is MKTINITKNVMLILLTLLTVSITSCKNDDNGTPGLPTFSQVTTIKDLKTPIIGGKMGDWIAIQGGNFEQTDSVLFNDVTVQMKDMYYENDVLYVQVPVKLPKKVNNKVTVMTSGGETAFDFKIDIPNLQLTGMFNEYTLPGDTIKIYGKFISLYEVSSSNTTVSFGGVESPVIKATDNYITAKVPLNVQSNVRVKAINKKYNVEAVCPGYYQDKHNVITTFDSDFPYTSSTGQQWVGEWKDPKPTSGKYLRFEVDQATYPNGLGWFYFFTSDVNYTLDMMQHPDKYTLRFELNMRLPVKTTNFFIYYYWAVAPTPMSGETFIVQNMGVWQTVNIPLEKIIPMGYTGTWTAYSLNIRVEDFAPVEPIAMYFDNFRIYQKE, encoded by the coding sequence ATGAAAACGATAAATATAACAAAGAATGTAATGCTCATATTGCTGACATTACTAACGGTTTCGATCACCTCGTGTAAAAACGATGACAATGGAACTCCTGGATTGCCCACTTTTAGTCAAGTGACAACAATCAAAGACCTGAAAACTCCTATAATAGGTGGAAAGATGGGAGATTGGATTGCTATACAGGGAGGTAATTTTGAACAGACAGATTCAGTTCTATTTAATGATGTTACTGTGCAAATGAAAGATATGTATTATGAAAATGATGTTTTGTATGTACAGGTGCCAGTAAAACTGCCTAAAAAGGTGAATAACAAAGTTACTGTTATGACTTCCGGCGGAGAAACAGCTTTTGATTTTAAAATTGATATCCCGAATCTTCAGCTGACTGGCATGTTCAATGAATATACTCTTCCTGGCGATACAATCAAGATTTACGGGAAATTCATATCTCTCTATGAAGTTAGTAGCTCAAATACAACTGTTTCATTTGGTGGCGTTGAAAGCCCTGTAATAAAAGCGACAGATAACTATATTACAGCCAAAGTTCCTCTTAATGTACAGTCAAATGTAAGAGTTAAAGCTATCAACAAGAAATACAATGTGGAGGCGGTTTGTCCTGGCTATTATCAGGATAAGCACAATGTAATCACTACTTTTGATTCAGACTTCCCCTATACAAGTTCAACTGGTCAGCAATGGGTTGGCGAATGGAAGGATCCTAAGCCTACATCTGGCAAATACCTTCGGTTTGAAGTAGATCAGGCTACTTATCCAAATGGATTAGGGTGGTTCTACTTCTTCACGAGTGATGTGAATTATACGTTGGATATGATGCAGCATCCAGATAAGTATACCCTAAGGTTCGAGCTCAATATGAGATTGCCAGTAAAAACCACTAATTTCTTTATTTATTATTATTGGGCTGTTGCACCAACTCCAATGAGTGGAGAAACATTTATTGTTCAAAATATGGGAGTATGGCAAACAGTGAATATTCCATTGGAAAAAATAATTCCGATGGGTTATACAGGTACTTGGACAGCCTATTCTTTAAATATTCGTGTGGAAGACTTTGCTCCGGTTGAACCGATTGCAATGTATTTTGATAATTTCCGTATTTATCAGAAAGAATAA